One stretch of Phocoena phocoena chromosome 10, mPhoPho1.1, whole genome shotgun sequence DNA includes these proteins:
- the MST1 gene encoding hepatocyte growth factor-like protein isoform X1, which translates to MGLWWVTVQPPARRMGWLPLLLLLTGFLGAPGQRSLLNDFQVLRGTELQHLLHTVGPRPWQEDVTNAEECAGLCGPLLDCRAFHYNVSSHGCQLLPWTQHSPHTRLQRSRRCDLFQKKIYVRTCIMDNGVEYRGTVAITMGGLPCQRWSHRFPNDHKYTPTLRNGLEDNFCRNPDRDPRGPWCYTTDPAVRFQSCGIKSCREAACLWCNGEDYRGSVDRTESGRECQRWDLQHPHPHPFEPRKFLDKSLDDNYCRNPDGSERPWCYTADPQMKREFCDLPRCGSEAQPRREATTLNCFRGKGEGYRGTVNTTAAGVPCQRWDAQHPHQHRFTPEKYACKDLRENFCRNPDGSEAPWCFTSRPGMRVAFCYQIRRCTDDVRPEDCYHGAGELYRGSVSKTRKGVRCQRWSAGTPHKPQFTPTSAPHAPLEENFCRNPDGDSHGPWCYTTDPGTTFDYCALRGCDDDQPPSTLEPPDQVLFEKCGKRVTRLDPWRSKLRVVGGQPGNSPWTVSLRNRQGQHFCGGSLVKEQWVLTARQCFSSCHGPLTGYEVWLGTLFQDPQPGQPGLQRISIAKMVCGPSGSQLVLLKLERPATLNQRVALICLPPEWYVVPPGTKCEIAGWGETKGTGDNTVLNIASLNVISNRECNIKHRGRVRESEMCTEGLLAPAGACEGDYGGPLACFTHDCWVLEGIIIPNRVCARPRWPSIFMRVSVFVDWIHKVMRLG; encoded by the exons ATGGGGCTGTGGTGGGTCACAGTGCAGCCTCCAGCCAGGAGGATGGGGTGGCTCCCACTCCTGCTGCTTCTGACGGGGTTCTTAGGGGCCCCTG GGCAGCGCTCGCTCTTGAATGACTTCCAGGTGCTCCGGGGTACGGAGCTGCAACACCTGCTACACACAGTGGGGCCCAGGCCTTGGCAAGAAGATGTGACAAACGCTGAGGAATGTGCAGGGCTTTGTGGGCCCCTACTGGACTGCAG GGCCTTCCACTACAATGTGAGCAGCCATGGTTGCCAGTTGCTGCCATGGACCCAGCACTCACCTCATACACGGCTGCAGCGTTCCAGGCGCTGTGATCTCTTCCAAAAGAAAA TCTATGTTCGGACTTGCATCATGGACAATGGGGTCGAGTACCGGGGCACCGTGGCCATCACCATGGGTGGCCTCCCCTGCCAGCGCTGGAGCCACAGGTTCCCCAATGACCACAA GTACACACCCACACTTCGAAATGGCTTGGAGGACAACTTCTGCCGCAACCCGGATAGGGACCCCAGAGGTCCCTGGTGCTACACAACAGACCCGGCCGTGCGCTTCCAGAGCTGCGGCATTAAGTCTTGCCGGGAGG CCGCTTGCCTTTGGTGCAATGGCGAGGACTACCGCGGCTCAGTGGACCGCACGGAGTCAGGACGCGAGTGTCAGCGCTGGGACCTGCAGCACCCGCACCCTCACCCCTTCGAGCCCCGCAA GTTCCTGGACAAAAGTCTGGACGACAACTATTGCCGGAATCCGGACGGCTCGGAGCGGCCCTGGTGCTATACCGCGGACCCGCAGATGAAGCGGGAGTTCTGCGACCTCCCCCGCTGCG GGTCCGAGGCACAGCCGCGCCGGGAGGCCACGACGCTCAATTGCTTCCGCGGGAAAGGCGAGGGCTACCGGGGCACGGTCAACACCACCGCTGCGGGCGTGCCCTGCCAGCGTTGGGACGCGCAGCATCCGCATCAGCATCGCTTTACGCCGGAAAAGTATGCGTGCAA GGACCTTCGGGAGAACTTCTGTCGGAACCCCGACGGATCGGAGGCGCCCTGGTGCTTCACATCGCGGCCTGGCATGCGCGTGGCCTTCTGCTACCAGATCCGGCGCTGCACCGACGACGTGCGGCCCGAGG ACTGCTACCATGGCGCGGGGGAACTGTACCGCGGCTCAGTCAGCAAGACCCGAAAGGGCGTCCGGTGTCAGCGCTGGTCCGCGGGGACGCCGCACAAGCCGCA GTTCACCCCCACCTCCGCCCCACACGCACCACTGGAGGAGAACTTCTGCAGGAACCCAGACGGGGATAGTCACGGGCCCTGGTGCTACACCACAGATCCGGGGACTACGTTCGACTACTGTGCACTGCGGGGCTGCG ATGATGACCAACCGCCGTCCACCCTGGAGCCCCCAG ACCAGGTGCTGTTTGAGAAGTGTGGCAAGAGAGTGACCCGCCTGGACCCATGGCGCTCCAAGCTGCGTGTGGTGGGCGGCCAGCCTGGGAACTCACCCTGGACAGTCAGCTTGCGCAACCG GCAGGGCCAGCACTTCTGCGGAGGCTCCCTAGTGAAGGAGCAGTGGGTTCTGACTGCCCGGCAGTGCTTCTCCTCTTG ccatgggcctctcactggctATGAGGTGTGGCTAGGCACCCTGTTCCAGGACCCACAGCCCGGGCAGCCAGGCCTGCAGCGCATCTCAATTGCCAAGATGGTCTGCGGGCCCTCTGGCTCCCAGCTTGTTCTGCTCAAGCTGGAGAG ACCTGCGACCCTGAACCAGCGTGTGGCCCTGATCTGCCTGCCCCCTGAGTGGTATGTGGTGCCTCCAGGCACCAAGTGTGAGATCGCAGGCTGGGGCGAGACCAAAG GTACAGGGGACAACACAGTCCTGAACATAGCCTCCCTCAATGTCATTTCCAACCGGGAATGTAACATCAAGCACCGAGGTCGCGTACGCGAGAGTGAGATGTGCACTGAAGGACTGTTGGCCCCTGCTGGAGCCTGTGAG GGTGACTACGGGGGCCCACTTGCCTGCTTTACTCACGACTGCTGGGTCCTGGAGGGAATTATAATCCCCAACCGAGTGTGCGCACGGCCCCGCTGGCCATCCATCTTCATGCGTGTCTCTGTGTTTGTGGACTGGATTCACAAGGTCATGAGGCTGGGCTAG
- the MST1 gene encoding hepatocyte growth factor-like protein isoform X2 encodes MGLWWVTVQPPARRMGWLPLLLLLTGFLGAPGQRSLLNDFQVLRGTELQHLLHTVGPRPWQEDVTNAEECAGLCGPLLDCRAFHYNVSSHGCQLLPWTQHSPHTRLQRSRRCDLFQKKIYVRTCIMDNGVEYRGTVAITMGGLPCQRWSHRFPNDHKYTPTLRNGLEDNFCRNPDRDPRGPWCYTTDPAVRFQSCGIKSCREAACLWCNGEDYRGSVDRTESGRECQRWDLQHPHPHPFEPRKFLDKSLDDNYCRNPDGSERPWCYTADPQMKREFCDLPRCGSEAQPRREATTLNCFRGKGEGYRGTVNTTAAGVPCQRWDAQHPHQHRFTPEKYACKDLRENFCRNPDGSEAPWCFTSRPGMRVAFCYQIRRCTDDVRPEDCYHGAGELYRGSVSKTRKGVRCQRWSAGTPHKPQFTPTSAPHAPLEENFCRNPDGDSHGPWCYTTDPGTTFDYCALRGCDDDQPPSTLEPPDQVLFEKCGKRVTRLDPWRSKLRVVGGQPGNSPWTVSLRNRQGQHFCGGSLVKEQWVLTARQCFSSCHGPLTGYEVWLGTLFQDPQPGQPGLQRISIAKMVCGPSGSQLVLLKLERPATLNQRVALICLPPEWYVVPPGTKCEIAGWGETKGTGDNTVLNIASLNVISNRECNIKHRGRGDYGGPLACFTHDCWVLEGIIIPNRVCARPRWPSIFMRVSVFVDWIHKVMRLG; translated from the exons ATGGGGCTGTGGTGGGTCACAGTGCAGCCTCCAGCCAGGAGGATGGGGTGGCTCCCACTCCTGCTGCTTCTGACGGGGTTCTTAGGGGCCCCTG GGCAGCGCTCGCTCTTGAATGACTTCCAGGTGCTCCGGGGTACGGAGCTGCAACACCTGCTACACACAGTGGGGCCCAGGCCTTGGCAAGAAGATGTGACAAACGCTGAGGAATGTGCAGGGCTTTGTGGGCCCCTACTGGACTGCAG GGCCTTCCACTACAATGTGAGCAGCCATGGTTGCCAGTTGCTGCCATGGACCCAGCACTCACCTCATACACGGCTGCAGCGTTCCAGGCGCTGTGATCTCTTCCAAAAGAAAA TCTATGTTCGGACTTGCATCATGGACAATGGGGTCGAGTACCGGGGCACCGTGGCCATCACCATGGGTGGCCTCCCCTGCCAGCGCTGGAGCCACAGGTTCCCCAATGACCACAA GTACACACCCACACTTCGAAATGGCTTGGAGGACAACTTCTGCCGCAACCCGGATAGGGACCCCAGAGGTCCCTGGTGCTACACAACAGACCCGGCCGTGCGCTTCCAGAGCTGCGGCATTAAGTCTTGCCGGGAGG CCGCTTGCCTTTGGTGCAATGGCGAGGACTACCGCGGCTCAGTGGACCGCACGGAGTCAGGACGCGAGTGTCAGCGCTGGGACCTGCAGCACCCGCACCCTCACCCCTTCGAGCCCCGCAA GTTCCTGGACAAAAGTCTGGACGACAACTATTGCCGGAATCCGGACGGCTCGGAGCGGCCCTGGTGCTATACCGCGGACCCGCAGATGAAGCGGGAGTTCTGCGACCTCCCCCGCTGCG GGTCCGAGGCACAGCCGCGCCGGGAGGCCACGACGCTCAATTGCTTCCGCGGGAAAGGCGAGGGCTACCGGGGCACGGTCAACACCACCGCTGCGGGCGTGCCCTGCCAGCGTTGGGACGCGCAGCATCCGCATCAGCATCGCTTTACGCCGGAAAAGTATGCGTGCAA GGACCTTCGGGAGAACTTCTGTCGGAACCCCGACGGATCGGAGGCGCCCTGGTGCTTCACATCGCGGCCTGGCATGCGCGTGGCCTTCTGCTACCAGATCCGGCGCTGCACCGACGACGTGCGGCCCGAGG ACTGCTACCATGGCGCGGGGGAACTGTACCGCGGCTCAGTCAGCAAGACCCGAAAGGGCGTCCGGTGTCAGCGCTGGTCCGCGGGGACGCCGCACAAGCCGCA GTTCACCCCCACCTCCGCCCCACACGCACCACTGGAGGAGAACTTCTGCAGGAACCCAGACGGGGATAGTCACGGGCCCTGGTGCTACACCACAGATCCGGGGACTACGTTCGACTACTGTGCACTGCGGGGCTGCG ATGATGACCAACCGCCGTCCACCCTGGAGCCCCCAG ACCAGGTGCTGTTTGAGAAGTGTGGCAAGAGAGTGACCCGCCTGGACCCATGGCGCTCCAAGCTGCGTGTGGTGGGCGGCCAGCCTGGGAACTCACCCTGGACAGTCAGCTTGCGCAACCG GCAGGGCCAGCACTTCTGCGGAGGCTCCCTAGTGAAGGAGCAGTGGGTTCTGACTGCCCGGCAGTGCTTCTCCTCTTG ccatgggcctctcactggctATGAGGTGTGGCTAGGCACCCTGTTCCAGGACCCACAGCCCGGGCAGCCAGGCCTGCAGCGCATCTCAATTGCCAAGATGGTCTGCGGGCCCTCTGGCTCCCAGCTTGTTCTGCTCAAGCTGGAGAG ACCTGCGACCCTGAACCAGCGTGTGGCCCTGATCTGCCTGCCCCCTGAGTGGTATGTGGTGCCTCCAGGCACCAAGTGTGAGATCGCAGGCTGGGGCGAGACCAAAG GTACAGGGGACAACACAGTCCTGAACATAGCCTCCCTCAATGTCATTTCCAACCGGGAATGTAACATCAAGCACCGAGGTCGC GGTGACTACGGGGGCCCACTTGCCTGCTTTACTCACGACTGCTGGGTCCTGGAGGGAATTATAATCCCCAACCGAGTGTGCGCACGGCCCCGCTGGCCATCCATCTTCATGCGTGTCTCTGTGTTTGTGGACTGGATTCACAAGGTCATGAGGCTGGGCTAG
- the MST1 gene encoding hepatocyte growth factor-like protein isoform X3, translated as MGLWWVTVQPPARRMGWLPLLLLLTGFLGAPGQRSLLNDFQVLRGTELQHLLHTVGPRPWQEDVTNAEECAGLCGPLLDCRAFHYNVSSHGCQLLPWTQHSPHTRLQRSRRCDLFQKKIYVRTCIMDNGVEYRGTVAITMGGLPCQRWSHRFPNDHKYTPTLRNGLEDNFCRNPDRDPRGPWCYTTDPAVRFQSCGIKSCREAACLWCNGEDYRGSVDRTESGRECQRWDLQHPHPHPFEPRKFLDKSLDDNYCRNPDGSERPWCYTADPQMKREFCDLPRCDCYHGAGELYRGSVSKTRKGVRCQRWSAGTPHKPQFTPTSAPHAPLEENFCRNPDGDSHGPWCYTTDPGTTFDYCALRGCDDDQPPSTLEPPDQVLFEKCGKRVTRLDPWRSKLRVVGGQPGNSPWTVSLRNRQGQHFCGGSLVKEQWVLTARQCFSSCHGPLTGYEVWLGTLFQDPQPGQPGLQRISIAKMVCGPSGSQLVLLKLERPATLNQRVALICLPPEWYVVPPGTKCEIAGWGETKGTGDNTVLNIASLNVISNRECNIKHRGRVRESEMCTEGLLAPAGACEGDYGGPLACFTHDCWVLEGIIIPNRVCARPRWPSIFMRVSVFVDWIHKVMRLG; from the exons ATGGGGCTGTGGTGGGTCACAGTGCAGCCTCCAGCCAGGAGGATGGGGTGGCTCCCACTCCTGCTGCTTCTGACGGGGTTCTTAGGGGCCCCTG GGCAGCGCTCGCTCTTGAATGACTTCCAGGTGCTCCGGGGTACGGAGCTGCAACACCTGCTACACACAGTGGGGCCCAGGCCTTGGCAAGAAGATGTGACAAACGCTGAGGAATGTGCAGGGCTTTGTGGGCCCCTACTGGACTGCAG GGCCTTCCACTACAATGTGAGCAGCCATGGTTGCCAGTTGCTGCCATGGACCCAGCACTCACCTCATACACGGCTGCAGCGTTCCAGGCGCTGTGATCTCTTCCAAAAGAAAA TCTATGTTCGGACTTGCATCATGGACAATGGGGTCGAGTACCGGGGCACCGTGGCCATCACCATGGGTGGCCTCCCCTGCCAGCGCTGGAGCCACAGGTTCCCCAATGACCACAA GTACACACCCACACTTCGAAATGGCTTGGAGGACAACTTCTGCCGCAACCCGGATAGGGACCCCAGAGGTCCCTGGTGCTACACAACAGACCCGGCCGTGCGCTTCCAGAGCTGCGGCATTAAGTCTTGCCGGGAGG CCGCTTGCCTTTGGTGCAATGGCGAGGACTACCGCGGCTCAGTGGACCGCACGGAGTCAGGACGCGAGTGTCAGCGCTGGGACCTGCAGCACCCGCACCCTCACCCCTTCGAGCCCCGCAA GTTCCTGGACAAAAGTCTGGACGACAACTATTGCCGGAATCCGGACGGCTCGGAGCGGCCCTGGTGCTATACCGCGGACCCGCAGATGAAGCGGGAGTTCTGCGACCTCCCCCGCTGCG ACTGCTACCATGGCGCGGGGGAACTGTACCGCGGCTCAGTCAGCAAGACCCGAAAGGGCGTCCGGTGTCAGCGCTGGTCCGCGGGGACGCCGCACAAGCCGCA GTTCACCCCCACCTCCGCCCCACACGCACCACTGGAGGAGAACTTCTGCAGGAACCCAGACGGGGATAGTCACGGGCCCTGGTGCTACACCACAGATCCGGGGACTACGTTCGACTACTGTGCACTGCGGGGCTGCG ATGATGACCAACCGCCGTCCACCCTGGAGCCCCCAG ACCAGGTGCTGTTTGAGAAGTGTGGCAAGAGAGTGACCCGCCTGGACCCATGGCGCTCCAAGCTGCGTGTGGTGGGCGGCCAGCCTGGGAACTCACCCTGGACAGTCAGCTTGCGCAACCG GCAGGGCCAGCACTTCTGCGGAGGCTCCCTAGTGAAGGAGCAGTGGGTTCTGACTGCCCGGCAGTGCTTCTCCTCTTG ccatgggcctctcactggctATGAGGTGTGGCTAGGCACCCTGTTCCAGGACCCACAGCCCGGGCAGCCAGGCCTGCAGCGCATCTCAATTGCCAAGATGGTCTGCGGGCCCTCTGGCTCCCAGCTTGTTCTGCTCAAGCTGGAGAG ACCTGCGACCCTGAACCAGCGTGTGGCCCTGATCTGCCTGCCCCCTGAGTGGTATGTGGTGCCTCCAGGCACCAAGTGTGAGATCGCAGGCTGGGGCGAGACCAAAG GTACAGGGGACAACACAGTCCTGAACATAGCCTCCCTCAATGTCATTTCCAACCGGGAATGTAACATCAAGCACCGAGGTCGCGTACGCGAGAGTGAGATGTGCACTGAAGGACTGTTGGCCCCTGCTGGAGCCTGTGAG GGTGACTACGGGGGCCCACTTGCCTGCTTTACTCACGACTGCTGGGTCCTGGAGGGAATTATAATCCCCAACCGAGTGTGCGCACGGCCCCGCTGGCCATCCATCTTCATGCGTGTCTCTGTGTTTGTGGACTGGATTCACAAGGTCATGAGGCTGGGCTAG
- the APEH gene encoding acylamino-acid-releasing enzyme produces the protein MERQVLLNEPEEAAALYRDLSRHPALSAACLGPEVTTQYGGCYRTVHTEWTQRDLERMENIRFCRQYLVFHDADSVVFAGPAGNSVETRGELLSRESPSGTMKAVLRKAGGPGAGEEKQFLEVWEKNRKLKSFNLSALEKHGLVYEDDCFGCLSWSHSETHLLYVAEKKRPKAESFFQTKALDVSGSDDEVARLKKPDQAIKGDQFLFYEDWGENLVSKSTPVLCVLDVESGNISVLEGVPESVSPGQAFWAPGDTGVVFVGWWHEPFRLGIRFCTNRRSALYYVDLIGGKCELLSDDSLAVSSPRLSPDQCRIVYLRFPSLVPHQQCGQLCLYDWYTSVTSVVVDVVPRQLGENFSGIYCSLLPPGCWSADSQRVVFDSAQRSRQDLFAVDTQMGSVTSLTAGGSGGSWKLLTIDRDLMVAQFSTPSLPPCLKVGFLPPEGKEQTVSWVSLEEAEPIPEISWSIRVLQPPPEQEHVQYAGLDFEAILLQPSDPPDKTQVPMVVMPHGGPHSSFVTAWMLLPAMLCKMGFAVLLVNYRGSTGFGQDSILSLPGNVGHQDVKDVQFAVEQVLQEEHFDAGRVALMGGSHGGFLSCHLIGQYPETYGACVVRNPVINIASMMGSTDIPDWCVVEAGFPYSSNCLPDLNMWAEMLHKSPIKYTPQVKTPVLLMLGQEDRRVPFKQGMEYYRALKARNVPVRLLLYPKSTHALSEVEVESDSFMNAALWLCTHLGN, from the exons ATGGAGCGGCAG GTGCTGCTGAACGAGCCCGAAGAGGCGGCGGCGCTGTACCGGGACCTTAGCCGCCATCCCGCGCTGAGCGCCGCCTGCCTGGGCCCGGAGGTCACCACGCAGTACGGGGGTTGTTACCGGACGGTGCACACTG AGTGGACCCAGAGGGACCTGGAACGCATGGAGAACATCCGATTCTGCCGCCAGTACCTGGTGTTCCATGATGCGGACTCAGTGGTGTTTGCAGGGCCTGCGGGCAACAGTGTGGAGACCCGGGGCGA GCTGCTGAGCAGAGAATCTCCTTCAGGCACCATGAAAGCTGTGCTGCGCAAGGCTGGAGGGCCGGGCGCTGGGGAGGAGAAGCAGTTTTTGGAG GTTTGGGAGAAGAACCGGAAGCTCAAGAGCTTCAACCTGTCAGCGCTGGAGAAACATGGGCTGGTTTATGAGGATG ACTGCTTTGGCTGCCTGTCCTGGTCGCACTCGGAGACACACTTATTATACGTGGCAGAGAAGAAGCGCCCCAAGGCTGAGTCCTTCTTTCAGACCAAAGCCTTGGACGTCAGTGGCAGCGATGACGAGGTGGCCAGGCTGAAGAAGCCAGACCAGGCCATTAAG GGggatcaatttttattttacgaAGATTGGGGAGAAAACTTGGTTTCCAAAAGCACTCCTGTACTCTGTGTGCTGGATGTCGAGAGTGGCAACATCTCTGTGCTTGAGGGGGTCCCTGAGAGTGTGTCCCCTGGACAG GCATTCTGGGCCCCTGGAGACACAGGTGTTGTGTTTGTGGGCTGGTGGCATGAGCCCTTCCGGCTGGGCATCCGCTTCTGCACCAATCGAAG GTCAGCCCTGTACTATGTAGACCTCATCGGGGGGAAGTGTG AGCTCCTCTCGGATGACTCTCTGGCTGTCTCTTCTCCCCGGCTGAGCCCAGACCAATGTCGCATCGTCTACCTGAGGTTCCCATCTCTGGTCCCGCATCAGCAGTGTGGCCAGTTGTGCCTg TATGACTGGTATACCAGCGTCACCTCCGTGGTGGTGGATGTTGTGCCTCGGCAGCTGGGAG AGAACTTCTCTGGGATCTACTGCAGCCTTCTGCCTCCGGGATGCTGGTCGGCTGACAGCCAGAGAGTGGTTTTCGACTCAGCTCAGCGCAGCCGGCAG GACCTGTTTGCTGTGGACACCCAAATGGGCAGTGTGACCTCTCTGACGGCTG GGGGCTCAGGTGGAAGCTGGAAGCTGCTCACAATTGACCGGGACCTCATGGTGGCACAGTTCTCCACGCCCAGCCTACCCCCATGCCTG AAAGTTGGGTTCCTGCCTCCTGAGGGGAAGGAGCAGACGGTATCATGGGTGTCCCTGGAGGAGGCTGAGCCCATTCCTGAAATCTCCTGGAGCATCCGGGTACTACAGCCACCCCCAGAGCAAGAGCATGTGCAGTATG CTGGCCTTGACTTTGAAGCAATCCTTCTGCAGCCCAGCGACCCTCCAGATAAGACCCAGGTGCCCATGGTGGTCATGCCCCACG GGGGACCCCATTCATCCTTTGTCACTGCCTGGATGCTGCTCCCAGCCATGCTTTGCAAGATGGGCTTTGCAGTACTACTAG TGAACTATCGTGGCTCCACGGGCTTTGGCCAGGACAGCATCCTCTCCCTCCCCGGCAATGTGGGCCACCAGGATGTGAAGGACGTCCAG TTTGCAGTAGAGCAGGTGCTCCAGGAGGAACACTTTGATGCAGGCCGTGTGGCCCTTATGGGTGGTTCCCATGGTGGCTTCCTGTCCTGCCACCTGATTGGTCAGTACCCGGAGACCTACGGTGCCTGCGTGGTGCGGAACCCTGTGATCAACATTGCCTCCATGATGGGCTCCACTGACATCCCTGACTG GTGCGTGGTGGAGGCTGGCTTCCCCTACAGCAGCAACTGCCTGCCAGACCTCAACATGTGGGCTGAGATGCTGCACAAGTCGCCCATCAAGTATACCCCTCAG GTGAAGACACCAGTGTTACTGATGCTGGGCCAGGAGGACCGGCGTGTGCCCTTCAAGCAGGGCATGGAGTATTACCGTGCCCTCAAGGCCCGAAATGTGCCCGTTCG GCTCCTGCTCTATCCCAAAAGCACCCATGCACTATCAGAGGTGGAGGTGGAATCAGACAGCTTCATGAATGCTGCGCTCTGGCTGTGCACGCACTTGGGCAACTGA